GCGCGACCAGCAGCAGGGCGGGGTTGACCGGCGTGGTGGCGAGCCGCCGCAGCACCCGCCGTTCCCGGTAGATGCCCAGCGCCATCGGCAGGGTGAACAGGGCGAGCATCCCGATGGTGAGGGACAGCGCGAGGGCGGGCAGGAACGTCAACTCGCCGTGCTGACCGCCGGTCTGCTCCGCCCCGCCGCGCGACGGCAGTCCGAACACGAGCATCAGCCCCAGCGGCAGGGCGAAGACGAAGAACAACGACACCGGTTCACGCAGGAAGAGCTTGGCCTCGACCGCGACGAGCTTGGACAGGGCGTTCACGATGACCTCTCGTCGATCGTCTGTGGGGTACCGGTCCGGACCGGACGACCGGTCAGGGAGACGAAGGCGTCGTCCAGGGTGGGCTGCTCGACGCGCAGCCCGGTGTAGCGGACCTTCCGGTCGGCCAGCGCCGAGAGCACCGCCTGGGACACGCCCTCGGGGCCGGTCACGGTCACCTCGTCGCCGCTGCGGCGCACCCCGGTCACTTCCGGCAACGCGTCGAGCGCGACCTCGTCGAGCGGGTCGAGGGGAGAGAAGTGCACCCGGTGTTCCGAGCCGACCCGGGCGAGCAGACCGGACGGGGTATCTATGGCGACGACCCGACCGACGTCGATCACGGCAAGCCGGTCGCAGAGCCGCTCCGCCTCCTCCATGAAGTGCGTGACCAGCACGACCGTCACACCCCGGTCGCGGATCCGCTCGACCAGGTCCCAGGTGTCCCGCCGACCCTGCGGGTCCAGCCCGGTGGTCAGTTCGTCCAGGATCGCGATCTCCGGGCGACCGACCAGCGCCAGGGCCACCGAGAGCCGCTGTTTCTGGCCGCCGGAGAGCTTGTGGAAGGCCGTGTCGCGCTGACTGGCCAGGCCCAGGTCCGCCAGGAGTTCGTCGATGTCGGCCTTGTTGCGGTAGAAGGACCGGTACAGGTCCAGGGCCTCCCGCACCCGCAGCTTGTCGGGGAGTTGGCTCTCCTGCAACTGGGCACCGACACGCTGGCGCACCTCGGTGCGGTCCCGCACCGGGTCGAGACCGAGGACCCGGACCTGCCCACCGTCGGCGCGGCG
The nucleotide sequence above comes from Micromonospora pallida. Encoded proteins:
- a CDS encoding ABC transporter ATP-binding protein, whose product is MPVIEVEHLHKRYGDKVAVEDVSFTVEQGEIFGVLGPNGAGKTTTVECVQGLRRADGGQVRVLGLDPVRDRTEVRQRVGAQLQESQLPDKLRVREALDLYRSFYRNKADIDELLADLGLASQRDTAFHKLSGGQKQRLSVALALVGRPEIAILDELTTGLDPQGRRDTWDLVERIRDRGVTVVLVTHFMEEAERLCDRLAVIDVGRVVAIDTPSGLLARVGSEHRVHFSPLDPLDEVALDALPEVTGVRRSGDEVTVTGPEGVSQAVLSALADRKVRYTGLRVEQPTLDDAFVSLTGRPVRTGTPQTIDERSS